The candidate division KSB1 bacterium genome window below encodes:
- the pheT gene encoding phenylalanine--tRNA ligase subunit beta gives MKVTYTWLKEYVPLTVSVEEAASALTNQGIEVEGITPLHRDFSRVVVGEVRAIEPLDGSSSLKRCLVSIGRETLVVVCGAPNVAPGLQVAVALPGAVLANGTVIGPREFGGVTSQAMLCSELELGISERGEFIMTLADNAKVGESLSALVPAEDYVLELNVTPNRPDCLSVIGVARELAARFGHVLTRPSVSLPTADLSTQERVEVAVKDLQGCPRYSARFLYDVKVGPSPWWLASRLYAVGLRSINNIVDVTNYVMLETGQPLHAFDYDLIEEERIEVRQAVEGEEFTTLDGKSHLLREGMLLICDGVRPVAIAGVMGGLNSEVSASTSRVLLESAYFAPQSIRRTSKALGISTESSQRFERGVDPNGVLFASERAAQLMVTLCDGKVAQGVVDVYPSPIAPKQINLRPQRVGHVLGADIPTKDCVRILTALGAEVEERNDVLSVRVPTFRPDLEREVDLIEEVARVWGYDRIPARTVSTIEQARPQMFQDLLEERARQCLIGLGFFEACTISLLDSTRVAAFAREGDLVRLKNPLSEEYSSLRPSLIPGLLQVCAYNVNRGAATVRVFEMGRCFSKTGEGYQEWKALGVVLTGLVRPRNWSAEHREVTLFDAKGLVEALCAFWRVPAPKFAPGNWRVCKQGGLQVLVDGRPVVRFGQVTQEVLDHFDIERRQVFAIEVLLELVREYALRPAVYRPVPRFPHAPRDLSVVVDQRVHVEELLQAIRTFGGRILRDVQVVDLFLGKQIPPGKKSLTFSLTFQEEDRTLRDEEVDEAMDRIVNGLREKTGAVLRS, from the coding sequence GTGAAAGTAACGTACACATGGCTTAAGGAGTATGTGCCTCTGACCGTCTCGGTCGAAGAGGCTGCTTCTGCCTTGACCAACCAAGGGATCGAGGTCGAGGGGATCACGCCTCTACACCGGGATTTTTCGCGCGTGGTGGTCGGCGAGGTGCGGGCGATTGAACCGCTGGATGGCTCCTCTTCGCTCAAGCGTTGCCTGGTCAGCATAGGGCGGGAGACCCTTGTCGTCGTGTGCGGGGCGCCCAATGTGGCGCCAGGCCTTCAGGTGGCGGTGGCTTTGCCCGGGGCAGTTCTCGCCAATGGAACAGTCATTGGGCCGCGAGAGTTTGGAGGCGTCACGTCGCAGGCAATGCTCTGCTCGGAGCTGGAGCTGGGCATCAGCGAGCGGGGAGAGTTTATCATGACGCTCGCGGACAACGCGAAGGTCGGGGAAAGCCTCTCAGCTCTTGTGCCTGCCGAAGACTATGTGCTCGAGCTGAACGTGACCCCAAATCGTCCGGACTGCCTCTCGGTCATTGGTGTCGCGCGCGAGCTCGCTGCCAGGTTCGGCCATGTCCTCACACGACCCTCCGTGTCACTGCCCACCGCCGACCTCTCAACCCAGGAGCGAGTCGAGGTGGCGGTAAAGGACCTGCAGGGGTGTCCACGGTATTCGGCCCGCTTTCTATACGATGTGAAAGTGGGACCGTCGCCGTGGTGGCTTGCGAGCCGCTTGTACGCTGTCGGGCTTCGTTCCATCAACAATATCGTGGATGTGACCAACTATGTGATGCTGGAGACCGGGCAGCCCCTGCACGCCTTTGATTACGACTTGATTGAGGAAGAGCGGATTGAAGTGCGCCAGGCCGTAGAAGGCGAAGAGTTCACCACCCTTGACGGCAAGAGCCATCTGTTGCGCGAAGGTATGCTGCTGATCTGCGATGGTGTCCGGCCTGTGGCAATCGCCGGTGTGATGGGTGGGTTGAACTCGGAGGTGAGTGCAAGCACCAGCCGGGTGCTTTTGGAGAGTGCGTACTTTGCCCCTCAGAGCATTCGCCGAACCTCCAAGGCCTTGGGAATATCGACCGAGTCCTCACAGCGCTTCGAGCGCGGGGTGGACCCCAACGGCGTGCTCTTTGCTTCCGAGCGGGCCGCGCAGCTGATGGTCACGCTGTGCGACGGTAAAGTCGCACAAGGGGTTGTGGACGTGTACCCGTCACCGATCGCGCCAAAGCAGATCAACCTCCGTCCCCAGCGCGTGGGCCATGTGCTTGGGGCTGATATCCCAACCAAGGACTGTGTGCGAATTCTGACTGCTCTCGGTGCGGAGGTGGAAGAACGGAACGACGTGTTGAGCGTACGCGTACCCACGTTTCGGCCGGACCTGGAGCGGGAAGTCGACTTGATTGAGGAAGTAGCGCGCGTATGGGGGTACGACCGCATACCGGCCCGTACGGTCTCTACCATTGAGCAGGCTCGGCCTCAGATGTTCCAAGACCTGCTTGAGGAGCGTGCACGGCAGTGCCTGATAGGCCTGGGCTTCTTCGAAGCATGCACCATCAGTCTGCTTGACTCGACGCGTGTTGCTGCTTTTGCGCGAGAGGGGGACCTCGTCCGATTGAAGAACCCACTGAGTGAGGAATACTCATCGCTACGTCCAAGCCTTATCCCAGGTTTGCTCCAAGTCTGCGCCTACAACGTGAATCGTGGAGCTGCGACGGTGCGGGTTTTCGAGATGGGGCGGTGCTTTTCCAAGACTGGGGAAGGTTATCAGGAGTGGAAGGCTCTTGGCGTGGTGCTCACCGGGCTGGTGCGCCCCCGCAACTGGTCCGCTGAACACCGCGAAGTGACGTTGTTCGATGCGAAAGGCCTTGTAGAGGCTCTGTGTGCCTTTTGGCGCGTCCCTGCGCCGAAATTCGCCCCAGGCAATTGGCGGGTCTGCAAGCAAGGAGGTCTGCAGGTATTGGTGGACGGTCGGCCAGTGGTACGGTTCGGTCAGGTGACGCAAGAAGTGCTCGACCACTTTGACATCGAGCGACGCCAGGTCTTCGCCATAGAAGTTCTCTTAGAGCTGGTGCGCGAGTATGCGCTACGGCCAGCGGTGTATCGACCGGTGCCACGTTTTCCACATGCTCCCAGGGACCTTTCCGTCGTCGTGGACCAAAGGGTGCACGTGGAAGAGCTTCTGCAGGCCATTCGCACCTTTGGTGGGCGAATTCTGCGGGACGTGCAAGTGGTGGATCTCTTTCTTGGAAAGCAGATTCCGCCGGGGAAGAAGAGCCTTACCTTCTCTCTGACCTTCCAGGAAGAGGATCGTACCCTGCGCGATGAGGAAGTGGATGAGGCGATGGACCGCATCGTGAACGGCTTGCGCGAAAAGACCGGCGCGGTGCTGAGGTCGTGA
- a CDS encoding cell division protein ZapB, producing the protein MAEFQNLELLEARVNAALELIQRLREENRQLRAQNSRLLEEIERLQAQVAVRTTPQVEPVRVTTPEEKETLQEVRNRIRHLLERLETEQLR; encoded by the coding sequence ATGGCGGAATTTCAGAATCTAGAGTTGCTCGAAGCGCGTGTCAATGCTGCCCTTGAGCTCATTCAGCGTCTGCGCGAAGAGAACCGGCAGTTGCGCGCGCAGAACAGCCGACTTCTGGAGGAGATCGAGCGGTTGCAGGCACAAGTGGCTGTGAGAACTACTCCACAGGTCGAGCCCGTTCGAGTGACTACTCCCGAGGAAAAAGAGACGCTGCAGGAGGTGCGCAATCGTATTCGCCACCTCTTGGAACGACTGGAGACAGAACAGCTTCGCTAA
- a CDS encoding cell division protein ZapA, which yields MSSEYTVLKVNIFGTDYPVRGSTDPEYILRVARYVDQKMREVDQVAAGRPVLKVAILAALNIADELFREREQRERPLEAYEERVRRLAEKLAVVLRESSSAADPERCPPAGSTEQSAGSQT from the coding sequence ATGTCAAGTGAGTACACCGTTCTAAAAGTCAATATCTTCGGGACCGATTATCCGGTGCGCGGGTCCACTGATCCGGAGTACATTCTGCGGGTGGCCCGGTACGTGGACCAAAAGATGCGCGAGGTCGATCAGGTGGCCGCTGGGCGTCCAGTGCTCAAGGTGGCTATCCTGGCCGCATTGAATATCGCAGATGAGCTCTTTCGCGAACGCGAACAGAGAGAGCGTCCCCTTGAGGCCTATGAAGAACGGGTACGGAGGCTTGCAGAGAAGCTGGCGGTAGTCTTAAGAGAGTCATCATCAGCGGCTGACCCGGAGCGGTGTCCCCCTGCGGGGTCAACCGAACAGTCAGCCGGTAGCCAGACCTGA
- the rny gene encoding ribonuclease Y, with product MDVTTLIIAIGCAAVAFVAGWYASKRVGQGKIASAEKLAEKIVSEAEKTAEALRKEKLLEAKDEWLRMKQEFENETKSRRVELQNLERQLANRELNLDKRADLLNKKERDLEQLSQQLKEESAQVKKRQEELDRLIEEQNARLEKISGLSHEEAKKILMDNLLEKARQEAAQMVKEIKDQARQNANREAREIILQAIQRSAADHSVETTVSVVNLPNDEMKGRIIGREGRNIRAFEMATGIEIIVDDTPEAVILSGFDPLRREIARQALEKLIADGRIHPARIEEVVQKTAQEVEESLSQEGEKAMLETGVHGLHPELVKLLGKLHYRTSYGQNALQHAIEVSYLAGLMAAQLGLDANLAKRAGLLHDIGKAIDRYTEGTHTQIGVELAKKYGENPVVINAIAAHHEDVEITSPISILVQAADAISSSRPGARRESLESYVKRLEKLEEVAKSFSGVGRAYAIQAGREIRVMVEPEKVSDAMAEQLSSEIAQKIQAEMEYPGQIKVTVIREYRAVDYAK from the coding sequence ATGGATGTGACGACGTTGATCATCGCCATCGGCTGTGCTGCGGTGGCTTTCGTGGCAGGCTGGTATGCCAGCAAAAGGGTAGGCCAGGGCAAGATCGCCAGCGCAGAAAAGCTGGCCGAGAAGATTGTTTCCGAAGCCGAGAAGACCGCCGAGGCCTTGCGCAAGGAAAAGCTGCTGGAGGCCAAGGACGAATGGCTTCGGATGAAGCAAGAGTTTGAGAATGAGACCAAGTCCAGGCGCGTAGAGCTCCAAAACCTTGAGCGGCAGCTTGCCAATCGGGAGCTGAACCTCGATAAGCGCGCTGACCTGCTCAACAAGAAGGAGCGGGATCTCGAGCAACTTAGCCAGCAGCTCAAAGAGGAATCAGCTCAAGTCAAGAAGAGGCAGGAGGAGTTAGACCGTCTCATCGAAGAGCAAAACGCGCGTTTGGAGAAGATTTCCGGGTTGTCTCATGAGGAGGCGAAAAAGATCCTCATGGATAACCTGCTGGAGAAGGCGCGCCAAGAAGCCGCGCAGATGGTGAAGGAGATCAAAGACCAGGCGCGGCAAAATGCGAATCGGGAGGCGCGCGAGATCATTCTGCAGGCTATTCAGCGCTCGGCCGCCGACCATTCGGTAGAAACCACGGTTTCGGTGGTCAACCTGCCGAACGATGAAATGAAGGGACGCATCATCGGGCGCGAGGGCCGCAATATCCGCGCGTTTGAGATGGCCACGGGCATCGAGATCATCGTCGACGACACGCCAGAGGCGGTGATTCTTTCCGGATTTGACCCATTGCGGCGCGAGATTGCCCGTCAGGCGCTGGAGAAGTTGATCGCCGATGGGCGCATCCACCCAGCGCGCATCGAGGAGGTGGTACAGAAGACTGCCCAGGAAGTCGAAGAGAGTCTTTCCCAAGAAGGGGAGAAGGCAATGCTGGAGACTGGCGTGCACGGTCTTCACCCCGAGTTGGTTAAGCTTTTGGGCAAACTTCATTATCGCACCAGCTACGGCCAGAATGCTCTGCAGCACGCCATTGAAGTCTCGTACCTGGCGGGCTTGATGGCAGCCCAGTTGGGGCTCGATGCAAATCTGGCCAAACGCGCCGGTCTGCTCCACGACATCGGCAAGGCTATTGACCGATACACGGAGGGAACACACACTCAGATTGGCGTGGAGTTAGCCAAGAAGTACGGCGAGAACCCGGTGGTGATCAACGCCATTGCCGCACACCACGAGGACGTGGAAATTACCTCGCCTATCTCGATCTTGGTGCAAGCTGCCGACGCGATCTCCAGCTCCAGGCCCGGTGCCCGCCGCGAGTCGTTGGAAAGCTACGTGAAGCGGCTGGAGAAACTGGAGGAGGTTGCCAAGTCGTTTAGCGGCGTGGGCAGGGCATACGCTATCCAGGCGGGCCGCGAGATCAGGGTGATGGTGGAACCGGAAAAGGTAAGCGACGCAATGGCAGAACAGCTGTCCTCGGAAATCGCCCAGAAGATACAAGCAGAGATGGAATACCCCGGCCAGATCAAGGTGACGGTCATCCGCGAGTATCGCGCCGTCGACTACGCAAAGTGA
- the folD gene encoding bifunctional methylenetetrahydrofolate dehydrogenase/methenyltetrahydrofolate cyclohydrolase FolD — translation MTARLIDGKAIAGQITAELRTEVSRLRALGLQPGLAVVLVGDDPASASYVRAKRKACEELGIHSETIHLPAQTSQEEVLATLRRIVSDGWAHGLLVQLPLPPHIDERAILEAIPPAMDVDGFHPINRGKLVSGEETLVPCTPAGIQELLLRSGFDPDGQHVVIVGRSQIVGLPLAILLAQKAPGANATVTLCHSRTKDLAAVTRTADILVAALGRAQAIKADMVRPGAVVIDVGVNRVQDSLSPKGYRLVGDVDFEAVSQVAGAITPVPGGVGPMTIAMLMRNTVKAAKASLARH, via the coding sequence ATGACTGCGCGACTGATAGACGGCAAGGCGATTGCAGGCCAGATCACAGCCGAGCTCAGAACTGAGGTCAGTCGCCTCCGGGCCTTGGGCCTTCAACCCGGGCTTGCAGTGGTCCTTGTGGGAGATGATCCGGCCTCAGCAAGCTATGTTCGCGCGAAGCGGAAAGCGTGCGAGGAACTGGGCATTCACTCGGAAACCATCCACCTTCCTGCGCAGACAAGCCAGGAGGAAGTCCTGGCAACGCTGAGGCGCATTGTTAGCGACGGTTGGGCGCATGGGCTCCTGGTGCAGCTCCCGCTGCCGCCGCACATCGACGAACGGGCTATTCTAGAAGCCATTCCCCCCGCGATGGATGTGGACGGTTTCCACCCTATCAATCGGGGAAAGTTGGTTTCGGGCGAGGAGACGCTTGTTCCGTGCACGCCGGCAGGCATCCAGGAGCTCCTGTTGCGGTCCGGTTTTGACCCTGATGGGCAGCATGTGGTGATCGTCGGCAGGAGCCAGATTGTGGGCCTCCCATTGGCGATCCTTTTGGCGCAGAAAGCCCCTGGCGCCAACGCCACGGTCACGTTGTGTCACAGTAGAACCAAGGACCTGGCTGCCGTGACGAGGACTGCCGACATTCTGGTGGCGGCACTCGGTCGGGCACAGGCTATCAAGGCGGACATGGTCCGGCCCGGGGCGGTTGTGATCGATGTGGGGGTAAATCGGGTTCAAGACTCGCTGTCGCCCAAAGGCTACCGTCTGGTTGGTGACGTGGACTTTGAAGCGGTGTCTCAGGTAGCGGGAGCCATCACCCCGGTCCCCGGCGGGGTCGGGCCGATGACCATCGCAATGTTAATGCGCAATACTGTTAAGGCGGCGAAGGCCTCTTTGGCAAGGCATTGA
- a CDS encoding tetratricopeptide repeat protein: MTSIPSQKVVQVSITAQNAGMIYDEGTDLDSAEWRLAFQEALIRQYRFAVGELKISVEGERAVLRWTPPAYDAVAESYHRKALELARQRDFSQAAAQWRLACDTNPDDPHYWFNLSIAQFELGKFDEAIASLQRVLSICPVYHRAYFLLGRAFIKQRKFAEARKCFSEGLRFEPDNIAGLINLAATQSILREHDNAVATYERVLALKPNEPRAYFGLAKIYSALGNTDKANECFRKVVELDKSGVLAPLARHSIVVPRSLPQQSAPTAMGTDDLFSSGYRALAEGDYDTARRLLESYVEKKRKDAHVWALLATTYLRLGELHKAEEACAQAIKIEPNEGIHYKKQGIVRDLLGDPTGAHQALSQALRLGRSDSATLALQGKCLVLLGRFREAVEPLEQAIRQNRNNLLAHYYAAAAYVDLGLPLKAQEHLQHILAVRVASPLKQRAERLLAELDKAQT, translated from the coding sequence ATGACATCCATACCCAGCCAGAAAGTCGTACAAGTCAGCATCACTGCCCAAAACGCGGGCATGATTTACGACGAAGGCACCGACCTTGACTCCGCCGAGTGGCGGTTGGCCTTCCAGGAGGCCCTCATACGCCAATACCGTTTCGCGGTGGGGGAGCTGAAGATCAGCGTGGAGGGCGAGCGGGCGGTTCTGCGCTGGACCCCACCTGCCTACGATGCAGTGGCCGAAAGCTACCACCGGAAAGCCCTAGAGCTTGCCCGGCAACGCGACTTTTCCCAGGCGGCCGCACAGTGGCGACTGGCATGCGATACTAACCCCGATGACCCCCACTACTGGTTCAACCTCTCCATTGCTCAGTTCGAACTGGGAAAATTCGACGAAGCGATTGCCTCCCTGCAACGTGTCCTCAGCATCTGTCCTGTGTACCACCGCGCCTACTTCCTGCTCGGGAGGGCCTTTATCAAACAGCGCAAATTCGCCGAAGCGCGAAAATGCTTTTCGGAAGGACTCCGGTTTGAACCGGACAACATTGCCGGGCTCATTAATCTGGCAGCCACGCAGAGCATTCTGCGGGAGCACGACAATGCTGTCGCTACTTATGAGCGCGTGCTCGCACTGAAGCCCAACGAGCCTCGAGCCTACTTCGGTCTGGCGAAAATCTACTCTGCTCTCGGTAACACGGACAAGGCCAACGAATGCTTCCGAAAGGTAGTTGAGCTTGACAAGAGCGGCGTTCTTGCCCCATTGGCACGCCATTCCATCGTGGTGCCGCGGTCGCTGCCCCAACAGTCTGCGCCAACTGCCATGGGTACTGACGACCTGTTCTCCTCCGGGTACCGCGCCCTGGCCGAAGGGGACTATGACACGGCAAGACGGCTATTGGAGAGTTATGTAGAAAAGAAACGCAAGGACGCCCACGTCTGGGCGCTCCTCGCAACTACATACCTGCGCTTGGGGGAACTCCACAAAGCGGAGGAGGCATGCGCGCAGGCCATCAAGATAGAGCCGAACGAAGGCATCCACTACAAGAAACAAGGAATCGTGCGTGACCTTCTCGGCGACCCCACCGGCGCGCATCAGGCATTGTCGCAGGCTCTAAGACTTGGCCGGTCGGACAGCGCGACACTTGCACTTCAGGGCAAATGCCTCGTTCTTTTGGGGCGTTTCAGGGAGGCGGTGGAACCTTTGGAGCAAGCAATCCGGCAGAACCGAAACAACCTGCTTGCTCACTATTATGCGGCTGCTGCATACGTGGACCTGGGCTTACCCCTCAAGGCGCAGGAGCATCTTCAGCACATACTCGCCGTGCGTGTAGCCTCTCCGCTTAAACAACGAGCCGAACGTCTCTTGGCGGAGCTGGACAAAGCACAGACCTGA
- a CDS encoding helix-turn-helix domain-containing protein → MIDEAIQKRLLEKILASEEFASSKIHQQLLTYLFEATKAGRRLKETTIAMEVFGKDAHFNPAEDTTVRSHIYTLRRKLEKYYLTEGKEDRFRLQIPKGNYEVHFLPETAADLSLRRSFARRLRYAPLILSVLLAGLALGLWLHNRSLRRELASHRPIHVEDPIWFPFAHSALPVLVAVGDHFFYTEFRPEYGRTVYVRDLTINSEEDLKLFRARHPQVQVTDHREKYYPHHSIWSLPPVLTALASFQQRPLLKSASELRPANLEEYNIIFVGSIKTLGILRHTVITASDFDYEIVPHRIRYRSASSDCVRVFEAPLASEGPSEDLALILKLPGPRKNVILVVASFGSLGAPEAVKHITDPSKLALLEELLRKKCGVVPQYFELLMRISGIDKVAFDTEILVAEEIRRDRTHLGPVE, encoded by the coding sequence ATGATCGACGAAGCGATTCAAAAAAGACTGTTGGAGAAGATCCTGGCAAGCGAGGAATTTGCCAGCTCCAAGATTCACCAACAGCTTTTGACTTATCTATTTGAAGCCACAAAAGCGGGAAGGCGACTAAAGGAAACGACTATCGCCATGGAGGTCTTTGGCAAGGACGCGCACTTTAATCCTGCCGAGGACACGACTGTGAGGTCCCACATCTACACGCTAAGGAGAAAACTCGAGAAATACTACCTCACCGAGGGAAAGGAAGACAGGTTTCGGCTGCAGATACCTAAGGGGAACTACGAGGTGCATTTTCTCCCTGAGACTGCTGCGGACCTCTCCTTGCGGCGTTCATTTGCGCGGCGGCTACGTTATGCCCCTCTCATACTCAGCGTTCTACTGGCCGGACTCGCGCTCGGATTGTGGCTCCACAATCGAAGTTTGCGCAGGGAGCTGGCTTCTCACCGCCCAATCCACGTGGAAGACCCCATCTGGTTTCCTTTCGCCCACTCGGCTCTGCCCGTGCTTGTAGCGGTGGGTGATCACTTTTTCTACACAGAGTTTCGACCGGAGTACGGAAGGACTGTGTACGTGAGGGACCTCACTATCAACTCGGAGGAGGATCTCAAGCTTTTCAGAGCGCGTCATCCCCAGGTGCAGGTGACCGATCACCGCGAGAAATACTATCCCCACCACAGCATCTGGAGCTTGCCCCCAGTGCTCACCGCCCTGGCGTCATTTCAGCAGCGCCCTTTGCTGAAAAGCGCATCGGAGCTGCGGCCAGCCAATCTTGAGGAATACAACATCATTTTTGTGGGTAGCATCAAGACACTCGGTATCCTGCGTCACACGGTGATCACCGCATCGGACTTTGACTACGAGATCGTGCCGCATCGCATCCGCTATCGATCTGCAAGTTCGGATTGCGTACGGGTCTTCGAGGCTCCCCTGGCCTCGGAGGGACCGAGTGAGGATCTTGCTCTGATCCTCAAACTGCCCGGACCTCGCAAGAACGTGATTCTCGTCGTAGCTTCCTTCGGCTCCTTGGGCGCACCAGAAGCGGTAAAGCACATCACCGACCCAAGCAAGCTTGCGCTTCTGGAGGAGCTGTTGCGCAAGAAGTGCGGCGTTGTGCCACAATACTTTGAGCTACTAATGCGCATTTCCGGAATCGACAAAGTTGCGTTCGACACTGAGATTTTGGTGGCCGAGGAGATAAGGCGCGACAGAACACATCTTGGCCCCGTGGAGTAG